One Thauera sp. K11 DNA window includes the following coding sequences:
- the guaD gene encoding guanine deaminase produces MTEHPASPSERAPDTRAVRGEILYFTGEPAALGDAAIAHFPDGLLLVRGGRIDAVGPAAELLPRLPSGAPLHDYRGKLILPGFIDTHIHYAQVDVIASPGEQLLNWLQKYTFPAEARFADPQHAAAAADFFCGELLRNGTTTALAFATVHPGSADALFAAAHRRRMRMITGKVLMDRHCPPGLCDTGTTGEAESRALIERWHGRDRLLYAVTPRFPATSSAEQMRAAGRLFAEHPGLYLQSHLAENRQEVAWIARVHPEARSYLDVFSRFGQLGPRSVFAHCIWIDDEDRERMAGTGAAISFCPTSNLFLGSGLFDLERARAHGVRIGIGTDVGAGTSFSMLQTLGEAYKVLQLQGQALGAAQAFYLATLGGARSLYLDGRIGSLAPGCEADFVVLDPAATPLVARRIAGCATLAERLFVFMTLGDDRAVLATHVLGEPAWRR; encoded by the coding sequence ATGACGGAACATCCCGCTTCCCCGTCCGAACGCGCGCCGGACACGCGCGCGGTGCGCGGCGAGATCCTGTACTTCACCGGCGAGCCGGCCGCGCTCGGCGATGCCGCCATCGCGCATTTCCCCGACGGCCTGCTGCTGGTGCGCGGCGGCCGTATCGATGCCGTCGGGCCCGCCGCCGAACTGCTGCCGCGCCTGCCGTCCGGCGCGCCGCTGCACGACTATCGCGGCAAGCTGATCCTGCCCGGCTTCATCGACACCCACATCCACTACGCGCAGGTGGACGTCATCGCCAGCCCCGGCGAGCAGTTGCTGAACTGGCTGCAGAAATACACCTTTCCGGCGGAAGCGCGCTTCGCCGATCCGCAGCATGCCGCCGCCGCGGCGGATTTCTTCTGCGGCGAGCTGCTGCGCAACGGCACGACGACCGCGCTGGCCTTCGCCACCGTGCATCCCGGCTCCGCCGACGCGCTCTTTGCCGCGGCGCACCGGCGCCGGATGCGCATGATCACCGGCAAGGTGCTGATGGACCGGCACTGCCCGCCCGGCCTGTGCGACACCGGCACCACCGGCGAAGCCGAGTCGCGCGCGCTGATCGAGCGCTGGCATGGCCGCGACCGCCTGCTCTACGCCGTCACGCCGCGCTTTCCCGCCACCTCGTCGGCCGAGCAGATGCGGGCCGCCGGGCGGCTGTTCGCCGAACATCCCGGGCTCTACCTGCAGTCCCATCTCGCCGAGAACCGCCAGGAGGTGGCCTGGATCGCCCGCGTGCATCCCGAAGCGCGCAGCTACCTGGACGTGTTCTCGCGCTTCGGCCAGCTCGGGCCGCGCAGCGTGTTCGCGCACTGCATCTGGATCGACGACGAGGACCGCGAACGCATGGCCGGGACCGGCGCGGCGATCAGCTTCTGCCCCACCTCCAACCTCTTCCTCGGCTCCGGGCTGTTCGACCTCGAACGCGCGCGGGCGCACGGCGTGCGCATCGGCATCGGCACCGACGTCGGCGCCGGAACGAGCTTCTCGATGCTGCAGACGCTGGGCGAAGCCTACAAGGTGCTGCAGTTGCAGGGCCAGGCGCTCGGCGCCGCGCAGGCGTTCTACCTCGCCACGCTGGGCGGCGCGCGCAGCCTGTACCTGGACGGGCGCATCGGCAGCCTCGCCCCCGGCTGCGAGGCCGATTTCGTCGTGCTCGATCCCGCCGCCACGCCGCTCGTCGCGCGCCGCATCGCCGGCTGCGCGACGCTGGCCGAGCGCCTGTTCGTGTTCATGACGCTGGGCGACGATCGCGCCGTGCTCGCCACCCACGTGCTGGGCGAGCCGGCCTGGCGGCGCTGA
- a CDS encoding methyl-accepting chemotaxis protein, protein MNESRARVSENVPFLDRQFLILCLTYMSMVTALAVWQAVAHGFEPTVAIVPLLSIGFGFYAWRRFMRPMTVLQRMQGVLRACGEGDLHQRITNTAGLGEVGKVAWELNEFLDLVQNYVNEITTCFRMVAEGHYYRSGLVHGMPGQLRDSVEHINRAIATMDENARFVVRNRLSSQLHALNTGTLLGNLKGNQRDLVQVSSQMEDVLQIAQENRDGATRSSDEVVRIGTALEHINERMQSMAGAAGELGEASSSIGRTVQIIGEITDQTNLLALNAAIEAARAGEVGRGFAVVADEVRKLAERTKTATTEIGQLISGFRDRVGAMVEQTARVGEESARVSSEVAAFRERFAAVAQSSEATIGQLNRAKDVSVASLAKMDHVIYMQHAYVAMEAAGQGAEAAAVDLDHHGCGLGRWYDGGGRELFGHTRAFSELDRPHAGVHVQVRRALEAVRSGDSRDDGTREQVVEALKAAEDASASVIRLVEQMVREKHGT, encoded by the coding sequence ATGAACGAATCCCGCGCCCGGGTCAGCGAAAACGTCCCCTTCCTCGACCGCCAGTTCCTGATCCTGTGCCTCACCTACATGTCCATGGTCACGGCCCTGGCCGTATGGCAGGCGGTCGCGCACGGCTTCGAGCCCACCGTCGCCATCGTGCCGCTGCTGTCGATCGGCTTCGGCTTCTACGCCTGGAGGCGCTTCATGCGGCCGATGACGGTGCTGCAGCGCATGCAGGGGGTCCTGCGGGCGTGCGGCGAGGGCGACCTTCATCAGCGCATCACCAACACGGCCGGGCTGGGCGAGGTCGGCAAGGTGGCGTGGGAGCTGAACGAGTTCCTCGACCTGGTGCAGAACTACGTCAACGAGATCACGACCTGTTTTCGCATGGTGGCGGAGGGCCACTACTATCGCAGCGGCCTGGTGCACGGCATGCCTGGGCAGTTGAGGGATTCGGTGGAGCACATCAACCGGGCGATCGCGACCATGGACGAGAACGCGCGCTTCGTGGTGCGCAACCGCCTCAGCTCGCAACTGCACGCGCTCAACACCGGCACGCTGCTCGGCAACCTGAAAGGCAACCAGCGCGACCTGGTGCAGGTGTCGAGCCAGATGGAGGACGTGCTGCAGATCGCGCAGGAGAACCGCGACGGCGCCACCCGCAGCAGCGACGAGGTCGTGCGCATCGGCACTGCGCTGGAGCACATCAACGAGCGCATGCAGAGCATGGCCGGCGCGGCGGGCGAACTGGGGGAGGCGAGTTCGTCGATCGGGCGCACGGTGCAGATCATCGGCGAGATCACCGACCAGACCAACCTGCTGGCGCTCAATGCCGCCATCGAGGCCGCGCGGGCGGGCGAGGTCGGCCGCGGCTTCGCGGTGGTGGCCGACGAGGTCCGCAAGCTGGCCGAGCGCACCAAGACGGCGACGACCGAGATCGGCCAGTTGATCAGCGGGTTCCGCGACCGCGTCGGCGCCATGGTCGAGCAGACCGCCCGCGTCGGCGAGGAGAGTGCGCGCGTCAGCAGCGAGGTGGCGGCCTTCCGCGAGCGGTTCGCCGCGGTGGCGCAGTCATCGGAGGCGACGATCGGGCAGTTGAACCGGGCGAAGGACGTCTCCGTCGCCTCGCTCGCGAAGATGGACCACGTGATCTACATGCAGCATGCCTATGTGGCGATGGAGGCCGCCGGCCAGGGCGCGGAGGCGGCGGCGGTGGATCTCGATCACCACGGCTGCGGGCTGGGCCGCTGGTACGACGGCGGCGGCCGCGAGCTGTTCGGCCATACGCGGGCGTTCTCCGAACTCGACCGCCCGCACGCCGGCGTCCATGTGCAGGTGCGCAGGGCCCTGGAGGCGGTGCGAAGCGGCGACAGCCGCGACGACGGCACGCGCGAGCAGGTGGTCGAGGCGCTGAAGGCGGCCGAGGATGCCAGCGCCAGCGTGATCCGGCTCGTCGAGCAGATGGTGCGCGAGAAGCACGGCACCTGA
- the bamE gene encoding outer membrane protein assembly factor BamE domain-containing protein — protein sequence MRPCTAAATLLATLLLLACSKLTPENYDKLRMGMSYAQVKAILGDPAGCSDLLTVKTCTWGDEKRYISVNFVADQVLLFNSSNLR from the coding sequence ATGCGCCCCTGCACCGCCGCCGCCACGCTGCTGGCCACCCTCTTGCTGCTGGCCTGCAGCAAGCTCACGCCCGAGAACTACGACAAGCTGAGGATGGGCATGTCCTACGCGCAAGTGAAGGCCATCCTCGGCGACCCCGCGGGCTGCAGCGACCTCCTGACGGTGAAGACCTGCACCTGGGGCGACGAGAAGCGCTACATCAGCGTCAATTTCGTCGCCGACCAAGTCCTGCTGTTCAACTCATCCAACCTGCGCTGA
- a CDS encoding PAS domain-containing protein — protein sequence MKNKITPTSIEVPLGGDDWIVSKTDLTGRITYVNRAFMRVSNYRESELLGEQHNIVRHPDMPRGIYRLLWETLKQEREFFGLAKNLTSDGHYYWVFANITADVDAAGQTVGYVSVRRQAPAAAVRAVVPLYAEMLRIEREGSAVAAPEASVAYLRQLLAGQHTTYDKFVLGLYQQ from the coding sequence GTGAAGAACAAGATCACGCCGACCTCCATCGAGGTCCCGCTGGGGGGCGACGACTGGATCGTGTCCAAGACCGACCTGACCGGACGCATCACCTACGTCAACCGCGCCTTCATGCGGGTCTCGAACTACCGCGAATCCGAACTGCTGGGCGAGCAGCACAACATCGTCCGCCATCCGGACATGCCGCGCGGCATCTATCGCCTGCTGTGGGAGACGCTCAAGCAGGAGCGCGAATTCTTCGGCCTGGCGAAGAACCTGACGTCGGACGGGCACTACTACTGGGTGTTCGCGAACATCACCGCCGACGTGGATGCCGCCGGCCAGACGGTGGGCTACGTCTCCGTGCGCCGCCAGGCGCCGGCGGCCGCAGTGCGCGCGGTGGTGCCGCTGTACGCGGAGATGCTGCGCATCGAACGCGAAGGCAGCGCGGTCGCGGCGCCCGAGGCTTCGGTCGCCTACCTGCGGCAGTTGCTGGCCGGGCAGCACACCACCTACGACAAATTCGTGCTGGGCCTGTACCAGCAGTGA
- a CDS encoding N-acetylmuramoyl-L-alanine amidase family protein, giving the protein MLALALLGMPWRAARADGPAVAVDAGHTLAAPGATSARGRPELEFNRDLARRVADALRRHGIAVREINADGRIASLRARPAQAAGADFFLSIHHDSVGAHELVPWTFEGRVLDYNDEFAGHSLFVSRDNPDTARSILCARVIGARLQRLGFEPTHKNGRRRAYADRQHAVHYYDGLAVLRHATMPAVLFEAGVIKHRGEELLLRDPVRQARMADGIATGIAACLRNGVPAADEAEADGPAH; this is encoded by the coding sequence ATGCTGGCGCTCGCGCTGCTGGGCATGCCGTGGCGCGCGGCGCGGGCGGACGGGCCCGCCGTGGCGGTGGATGCCGGCCACACGCTGGCGGCGCCAGGCGCGACCAGTGCCCGCGGGCGGCCGGAGCTGGAATTCAACCGCGATCTTGCCCGCCGGGTGGCCGACGCGCTGCGCCGGCATGGCATCGCGGTGCGCGAGATCAATGCCGACGGACGCATCGCCTCGCTGCGCGCGCGGCCGGCGCAGGCGGCAGGGGCGGATTTCTTTCTGTCCATCCACCACGACTCGGTCGGCGCGCACGAACTCGTGCCGTGGACGTTCGAGGGCCGGGTGCTGGACTACAACGACGAGTTCGCCGGCCATTCGCTCTTCGTGTCGCGCGACAACCCGGACACGGCACGCAGCATCCTGTGCGCGCGGGTCATCGGCGCCCGGCTGCAGCGGCTCGGCTTCGAGCCCACCCACAAGAACGGCCGGCGGCGCGCCTATGCGGACCGGCAGCATGCCGTCCATTACTACGACGGGCTGGCCGTGCTGCGCCACGCGACGATGCCCGCGGTGCTGTTCGAGGCCGGGGTGATCAAGCATCGCGGCGAGGAACTGCTGCTGCGCGACCCGGTGCGCCAGGCGCGCATGGCCGACGGCATCGCCACCGGGATCGCCGCCTGCCTGCGCAACGGCGTGCCGGCCGCGGACGAGGCAGAGGCCGACGGCCCCGCGCACTGA
- a CDS encoding lysylphosphatidylglycerol synthase domain-containing protein encodes MKRLVAVILTVALLAWLVRNGHWRALAESFARLPTPVLGLAVLGFAASYALRALRVYDEFRADAGGRFAVCLRIVLIHNAMVNIVPFRGGEAAFPLLLRQTFGTPLARAVASLFWFRLQDALVVGVVAAAVWPGLPPALRAAGVAGLLLFALALPRWARARHDWAKRGALAARLGKLRDAFADSTRHARFGWLWTVANWSVKLASQALLLAAILDAGLATGAAGALGAELAAILPIQGVAGFGTYEAGAAAALLPAGIAFEDGLRAALALHLFVIGCALAAGALAALLIAAPKAHGNGNAPSSCESSSTSPHP; translated from the coding sequence ATGAAACGCCTCGTCGCCGTCATCCTCACCGTCGCGCTGCTGGCGTGGCTCGTCCGCAACGGCCACTGGCGGGCACTGGCGGAGAGCTTCGCCCGCCTGCCCACGCCGGTGCTGGGGCTCGCGGTGCTGGGCTTCGCGGCCAGCTATGCATTGCGTGCCCTGCGCGTGTACGACGAATTCCGCGCCGACGCCGGCGGACGCTTCGCCGTCTGCCTGCGCATCGTGCTGATCCACAACGCCATGGTGAACATCGTGCCGTTCCGTGGCGGAGAGGCCGCCTTCCCGCTGCTGCTGCGGCAGACCTTCGGCACGCCGCTGGCCCGCGCCGTGGCCTCGCTGTTCTGGTTCCGCCTGCAGGATGCGCTGGTGGTGGGCGTCGTCGCCGCCGCCGTGTGGCCCGGCCTGCCGCCGGCGCTGCGCGCGGCGGGCGTCGCCGGCCTGCTGCTGTTCGCGCTCGCCCTGCCGCGCTGGGCGCGCGCGCGGCACGACTGGGCCAAACGCGGCGCGCTGGCGGCCCGGCTCGGCAAGCTGCGCGACGCGTTCGCCGACTCCACCCGGCACGCCCGTTTCGGCTGGTTATGGACGGTCGCCAACTGGTCGGTCAAACTCGCGTCCCAGGCACTGCTGCTGGCCGCGATCCTCGATGCCGGCCTCGCCACCGGCGCCGCCGGCGCGCTCGGCGCCGAACTGGCGGCCATCCTGCCCATCCAGGGCGTGGCCGGTTTCGGCACCTACGAGGCCGGCGCCGCCGCGGCACTGCTGCCGGCGGGAATCGCGTTCGAGGACGGTCTGCGCGCCGCCCTCGCGCTGCATCTGTTCGTCATCGGCTGCGCGCTGGCCGCCGGCGCGCTGGCCGCCCTGCTGATCGCCGCGCCGAAAGCCCACGGGAACGGGAACGCCCCCTCCTCCTGCGAATCTTCCAGCACTTCCCCTCATCCATGA